acagctgcgacacatacaACTGcggagctgatcagccggagcgagcttccctctgcagcttattcagtaagtaccatagcttgccaaataagcccggacccaatcaaattcgctcatctctactcaagagccaccaacaggtcatgttttcaggatttccttagtattgcacaggtgatcatttcatcacctgctcaagcgttaattccatcacctatgcaatactaaggaaattctgaaagcaCACAGCAGAAGCTGCAGAGATCAGCAGCAGGGTCCTGGCTTGTGGTGCTTTCACACTGTATTTTGGCACCCATTCGTTGGTCCCTTTTGGTGCTTATGTCTGTATCCCCCCACCCCTCCTCCCCAACCCAGCGAAATTGCATTCAGGTGTAGACGCCAACAGGGCTATAGACAATAATTTTGCCGATAGTGAATGTGCGCTCTGTTGTGTATCCTGCTCGATCTGCAAAATTATAGTTTATGGCCTTGTCGGCGAATACATCTGAATCCCGTTTTGCAGGGGGTTCAGACATAAGCCCAGACGGGACCAGTGAACAGGTGTCTGAAGGCAATGGGATAGCACAGTTAGGCTATATGCTcacattgcagatttgactgtggaattttctgtgcagattctgtatttcttggtagaaaacgcaggtcagaatctgcacctttttttttttgtatgtgcacacgttgcaaacttttgtgcagattttttccttttttttacccctgcggatttctattatggaatgggtgcataaatgcagcagatctgcaaaaagaatttacatggtccttttttgactcTACTGCGTTTTCCGTGCACCATCAAcacagcattttttatttttttttgccattgatttacattgtactgtaaattacttgtggacctgcagtgtttctgcacggaaaaaaacactgcagatctgcaggaaatctgcaatgtgtgcacatacccttacattgtGGGACCCTCCCAGACCCTCAGGAGACCACCACTCTCAAATATATCTGTATCTACATGACCCTGGTGCAGTTAATCATGATAGATCACAGCACTACGGCCTCCAGCTCTACCGCTCTAGATCACAGCACTATGGCCTCTGGCTCTACCGCTCTAGATCACAGCACTATGGCCTCCGGCTCTACCGCTCTAGATCACAGCACTATGGCCTCCGGCTCTATAGATCACGGCACTATGGCCTTCGGCTCTACTGCTCTAGATCACAGCACTATGGCCTCTGGCTCTACCGCTCTAGATCACAGCACTATGGCCTCTGGCTCTACCGCTCTAGATCACAGCACTATGGCCTCCGGCTCTATAGATCACGGCACTATGGCCTTCGGCTCTACTGCTCTAGATCACAGCACTATGGCCTTCGGCTCTACCGCTCTAGATCACATCACTATGGCCTCCGGCTCTATCGCTCTAGATCACATCACTATGGCCTCTGGCTCTACCGCTCTAGATCACAGCACTATGGCCTTCGGCTCTACCGCTCTAGATCACATCACTATGGCCTCTGGCTCTACCGCTCTAGATCACATCACTATGGCCTCTGGCTCTACCACTCTAGATCACATCACTATGGCCTCCGGCTCTACCGCTCTAGATCACATCACTATGGCCTCTGGCTCTACCACTCTAGATCATAGCACTATGGCCTCTGGCTCTACTGCTCTAGATCACATCACTATGGCCTCCGGCTCTACCGCTCTAGATCACATCACTATGGCCTCTGGCTCTACCGCTCTAGATCACATCACTATGGCCTCCGGCTC
This region of Ranitomeya imitator isolate aRanImi1 chromosome 1, aRanImi1.pri, whole genome shotgun sequence genomic DNA includes:
- the LOC138656981 gene encoding uncharacterized protein, giving the protein MTLVQLIMIDHSTTASSSTALDHSTMASGSTALDHSTMASGSTALDHSTMASGSIDHGTMAFGSTALDHSTMASGSTALDHSTMASGSTALDHSTMASGSIDHGTMAFGSTALDHSTMAFGSTALDHITMASGSIALDHITMASGSTALDHSTMAFGSTALDHITMASGSTALDHITMASGSTTLDHITMASGSTALDHITMASGSTTLDHSTMASGSTALDHITMASGSTALDHITMASGSTALDHITMASGSTTLDHITMASGSTALDHITMASGSTALDHITMASGSTALDHSTMASGSTTLDHSTMASGSTTLDDITMASGSTALDHITMASGSTALDHITMASGSTALDHITMASGSTALDHSTMASGSTALDHITMASGSTALDHSTMASGSTALDHSTMASGSTTLDHITMASGSTALDHSTMASGSTTLDHSTMASGSTTLYLVDSRLLYGCSL